The DNA sequence TAAAGATTCATAAATTTCATCGGTTATAACTAATAATTTGTATTTTTTTGCCAAGTCAGCAATTTTTGCCAAATCTTCTTTAGGAATTGTTAGTCCTGTGGGATTGGACGGACTATTTAAAATCAAGATTTTTGTTTTATCCGTTATAACAGGTTCAATCTTTTCTGCTGTTAAATGAAAATCAGGATAGGTGTCCACGGATACAGGTTTTCCACCTAATAAATTAACCAGATGTTTATACATAACAAAATAAGGGTCAGCAAAAACAACTTCATCCCCAGGATTAACCGTTGCTAATAAGGCGAGGAATAATCCACCTAATACTCCACAGGTTATCATAACATTAGATATTTTTACGCCAAACTTATCTTGATAATATTCCTGCACTGCTTCCCGAAGTTCATCGATACCCCATGTTTGTGTATATGAGTTAAAGCCATTTTTTATGGCACTAATAGCGACATCTTTACATACTTCATCTACATCATAATCCGGTTGACCAATACTTAAGTTAATAGGATTTTTCATTTTTGCTGCTAATGCAAAAACTTTACGAATTCCACTGGCATCAATATAGTTCATTCGTTCTGCAATGTAACTCATGAATATACTCCTTTGTTTTACTATGATATTTTGTTTATAAGTTCATTTATTTCCTGTATTAATTCAGGTGGAGGATTATTTTCTTTTGCTTTTTCAAGCCATAATTTTGCCTGTTCTTTGTAACCTTTTTCAACTGCTATACGAGATAAGATTACATATTTTTCCCCTGTAGAATAAGAAGTTTGTCCCATATAAATTTCTGCTGATACAAAATCACTTTTATTTATACATTCTTGGACTATGTTTTCCCATAGTTGTTTATTCTCATTAAAATAATTTGCCCATTTCTCTATAAATTCCTCAGGTTTACCTGATTTCCCGTATATAGTACCAAGTTTAATTAACAAATCCTTATTATCTTGTTCTTTTTGCACACCCAAAGATAACCATGCCTGAGATAAGGTAAACATACCTTTTTTTTCATAGTAATCTGCGATAATTTGATAAGGGGCTTTGAAGACATTATCATTAACTAACAAAGAAACAGGAATATTATTTAATGCTTTTTTTATATCATCGTATCCTTTTTGGAAATCCTCTTTTTGGTCTTTTAATTTATTAAAGTCTTGTTTTAATATTTCCCATCCCTGCTCATAATTCAATAATTTCTGTGCTACATCTAAAAATTTATTTTTTTCATCTGTGTTTAAATCCTTGTTAATCAAATATAAACTTATGTATGAATTATACAATTGAATTAAGTTGTCTTTGTTTTCTGTCCCTGTTTTTATTTCCTTCTCAATTATTCTTATCTGCATTCTTATACTTTCACTGTCAAAAGGATTTAGTCCAATAGCCTTTGCTATGTATCTTTTGGCTTCATCATAGCGGTTACTTTCCAAACATAAAAGCGATTTATTTTGCAATACTTCTATGTGTTCGGGATTTAGTTCTAACAGGGTATTCCATGCTTGCTCGGATTTTTCAAGATAA is a window from the Candidatus Hydrogenedens sp. genome containing:
- a CDS encoding aminotransferase class I/II-fold pyridoxal phosphate-dependent enzyme, whose amino-acid sequence is MSYIAERMNYIDASGIRKVFALAAKMKNPINLSIGQPDYDVDEVCKDVAISAIKNGFNSYTQTWGIDELREAVQEYYQDKFGVKISNVMITCGVLGGLFLALLATVNPGDEVVFADPYFVMYKHLVNLLGGKPVSVDTYPDFHLTAEKIEPVITDKTKILILNSPSNPTGLTIPKEDLAKIADLAKKYKLLVITDEIYESLLYDEEPSTIAGMYDQVILLNGFSKNAGMTGWRVGYVAGPEDIIQQMNTLQQYTFVCAPSFAQKAAVKALKADMTEKIEAYRRKRNLIYEGLKDTFEVIKPKGAFYIFPKAPGGGGDEFVKKAIENNILIIPGSVFSDKKTHFRISFAAPDETIKRGVEELNKLAKQFL